The Burkholderiales bacterium genome segment TGAAGTGACATTCTACGATTCTCCTTGGATTTGTATGTGGGGCGGCGCCGCGACAGGTCCCACTTCGGAAACCAAAAAGCTCCGCTGCACAATTGCGCGAATAGAACGCGCTATTTTCTGTGTCACGCCGGGACACCCCTCGAACTTGTTCTCAGTAACGCGCTGGTATGGCGGGCAATCATTAACTCCTCGTTGGTCGGAATAACCCAGACACTAACCCGGCTCGAATCCACGCTGATGCGCGGTCGACCAGAGTCATTGGCCGCTAAGTCAAGCCCCACGCCAAGCCACGCGGCTTCGCCGCAAACACGCTCGCGGATTGCCTTGGCGTGCTCGCCGATGCCGCCGGTAAACACCAGCGCATCGAGGCCGCCCAGCGCGGCGGCCAGCGAGCCCAGTTCTCGCGTAATACGATATACGAACAGATCGATCGCAAGCTTTGCGCGCGGATCACTGCTTGCCAATAGCGCTCGCATGTCGCTCGAAATTCCGGACACGCCGAGTAGTCCTGACTGCTGATAGATCAGCTTTTCGATTGCGCGCGCGTCCATTTTCAGTTCGTCCATCAGATAAAGCATCACGCCGGGGTCTATGGTCCCGCAACGCGTACCCATCGGCAGGCCGTCTACTGCAGTGAATCCCATCGTGCTCGCGATACTTTTTCCGGCCTTGATCGCGCACATGCTGGCTCCATTGCCAAGATGTGCGACCACGACGTGGCCGGCTGCCGCCTTTGCATCGAGGCGCGGTAATGTGCTGGCGATGTACTCGTAGGACAAGCCGTGAAAGCCGTAGCGGCGCACTCCGCGGTCGGTAATGGATCGCGGCAGCGCGAATGCCTGCGCAACTTCGGTTTGCACACGATGAAACGCCGTGTCGAAACACGCCACTTGCGCCAATTGTGGCATGCGCTCGAAGACGAATTTAATGGGCGCCAAGTTGTGCGGCTGATGCAGCGGCGCAAGCGGTATCAATTTTTCGAGCTTCGCGACGACTTGCGAATCAAGCAGCACTGGCTTGGAAAATTCGAGCCCGCCGTGCACCACTCGGTGACCCACCGCGACCGGGCGGTGGTTTTCACGACGCTCACGTAAAAAATTGACCAAGTACTCAATTGCGCCATCATGGCCAAGGCGCGTGCCTTCATCCCATGCGTAGGCACCGATGCTCGCGCCGGCCGCATCCCTGGCGGCAAATCGCGGCGCGGTGTAGAGCCCCTCAATTTGGCCGCCGAAACTAAACGCGGGCTCTGGTCCTTGGTCGACAAACACCGAGAACTTGATGCTCGACGAGCCTGCGTTTAAAACTAGAATCGCGTCGGTCACTACTTCACCAAAGCTCTTTGCCGCCTCGGTCGCGACGGGCTTTGGCCAGCAGTGCGGCGACCGCGCATGAGGCAAGCCGTGTTAGCACAGAATCGGCGCGGCTGGTCAGGATGATTGGCACGCGCGCACCGAGCACGATGCCTGCCGCGTCCGCGCCTGCGAGAAATGTCAGGCTCTTCGCCAGCATGTTGCCGGCCTCGAGGTCCGGCGCAACCAGCACGTTGGCGCGGCCGGCGACCGGCGAATCTATTTTCTTGATTTGCGCAGCCTCCGGGCTGATCGCGTTATCGAGTGCAAGCGGGCCATCGAGCAGCGCGCCGGTAATCTGTTTGCGGTCCGCCATCTTGCAAAGCGCCGCCGCTTCCAGTGTCGATGGCACGTCGGGATTCACCGTCTCCATCGCCGATAGAATCGCGACCCGCACTTCTGGCACGCCTAGATCATGCGCGAGGTCAATCGCGTTTTGCACGATGTCTATCTTGTCCTTGAGCGTGGGTACGATATTGACCGCTGCATCCGTTATAATCAGCACGTCTGCATAGGTGGGCACATCCATGATAAAACAGTGGCTGATGCGCCGGGGGGTGCGCAGGCCAGTATCGCGCTTGACTACCGCGCCCATCAGCTCGTCAGTGTGGAGACTGCCTTTCATAAGGGCCTCCGCCTTGCCTTGGCGCACCAGTGCCACCGCCGCGGCAGCCGAGGCTTCGCTATCCGGCACATCCACCATTTCAAACTTTGAAATGTCGATCCCATGCTGCTTTGCCGTAGCCTCGATACGCGCGCGGGGCCCGAAGAGGATCGGCGCGATCAAGCCGGCTCTGGCCGCCTCAGCGGCTGCCGTCAGGGAACTCTCATCGCATGGGTACGCAACAGCGGTCGGCGTGGGTGGCAGGGATTTGCAGCGCGCGATCAGTCGCTCGTATTTCTCGTGCTTGCGATTCACTTAGAGCCGCCCTTTCCGCGCGTAACAACGCTCAGGCGACGTTGACCTTGGGGTGGCGACTTCACACCGCCACCCGTCGCGCCCAGCACCGAGCGGATGCGTTCGACCATGCCCATCTGCTCCGCGGTAGGCTTGATCTCCTGAAGAACGCGTCGGTCAGCAAGCAGCCGATCGAGCAGCGTAAGCAGTCGTTCGCGATCCACGGGCTCGCTAAGCAGCTGCGGTAAAGTCTCAATCGCTCGGTCGGGTTCGTAGTGCGCGACGATTTCCTGCTCGCCCCGAATGCGACGCGCCTGGTCGAGCGGCAGCGAAGGCACGAAGTCAGCGTAATCCTTCGCCAACTCCTGGCGCAGCATCAGTCGTGACAGCGGCAAGCTGCCTTTGGGGCGCACCAGGTAATCCACTCGCGCAAACGCCTCGGCGTAGCCACCCTCCGCGATAGATGCGAGCGCATCTTTTACGAATGGCAGCTCGCGCGGATCCGCGGTGCTTTGCGCGGCGTGCTCTTCCGCTTCATACTTGTCGGCAAGGTAGAATGAGAACATGCTGCCGTAGGTTTGGAAGAACGCAGCTTCGCTTACCGCGTCTCGCATTGCGCGGTAAAAATCAAGCGAGGCGCTGACCAGTTCCGCCATCATTTTCTCGATTTTGCGCACAGCGTTGTCCGTTCCCACCGCTTTGCGCTGGGACTTGACTGCATTCGCCGCGGGAGGAAGCCAGGTCAGCCACGGATTTGTATCGGAAAATGCCCAGCGCTGGAAACGCAGTGGATGGAATTCGCGCGAGAGCTTCGCGGTGAACTCATTTGAGAGGGATTGAATCAGCGGCTGCGCGAAGAGTTCATAAGCACGCTGATTGAACTCCGACACTTGCGCTACAGCCTCGAACGGCTTTTCGTCGGCACGTTTCAGACGGTTGAGACGCGCGACGACGTCTTCCAGCCGATGCTCACGGAACTCGACTTGGTACTCAGTTTGCTGCTTATCGCCCTTCCGTTCGGTGATTTCCATTCCGTATAGACCCGGTGGCAGCACCTCTACCGCTTTCAACACCGAAACAATCTGGGCATGTTCTTTTTTCGCGACTTTTCCTGAGACGAAGATCCCAAGGTGTCCGACGTCCTGGTGCAGCAGCCCGATGATCACCTGGCCGCGTGCTTTGATTTCTTCGGTGCTGCCGTAGACATCCGCTACCCAGTTGAATGCCTGTTGCGGCGGCGTGATGTTGTCGCCCATCGAGGCAAACAGAATGATCGGCGACTTGATTTCGCGCAGATCAAAAACCTTGCCGCCCCGTGCGGGTGTTTCGCCGGACCAGAGCTTGTTGCCGACGAAAAGATTGCGCGTTATCCATTCAATCTCCTGCCGGTTCATCAGATAGAAGCCGCCCCACCAGCGCTCAAACTCAAGAAAGCGCGGCGGCTCGGTGTCAATGTTGGCGAACACGTGATAATACTTGTCCCAGAAGGTATTGGCCGGATTCAAATTCTCCATATTCTGGACAAGATACGCGCCATCGAATATCCCGTCGCCAATATCCGCCGTGAGCGAGGCGAGCCACGACCCGCCGAGCATGCCGCCCGCGTATCGCATCGGGTTGTCGCCTTCGCCTTCACGCCACGCGCCGCCCCAGTAGGACATCGGCGCGCCGTTGATCACAATCGGGCCGGTATCGTCCGGATCGGACGCCGCGAGCATCATCGCAGCCCAGCCTCCCTGGCAATTGCCAACAATGGCTGGCTTCGCGCTTTTCGGGTGCAATTCGCGCACCTTGTGCACGAATTGTTGCTCCGCGGTGCATACGTCGAGCAGCGTTTGCCCCGGCTCCGGTTCGGGAAAAAAGATCACGAAGTAGACCGGATGTCCATCGCGCAGCGCGACGCCCACCTCCGAATCGTCCTTGAAGCCGCCGATGCCGGGACCGTGTCCGGCGCGCGGGTCGATGATGATGTACGGCCGCCGTTTCGCATCCACTGTCACGCCTTGTGGCGGGACGATCCGCACCAGCGCATAGTTGACCGGCTGCTTGAAGGTACGGCCATCGAGCACCATTTCGTATGCAAAGTGCAAGACGGGCGGCAGGCCTTGCTGGACGTGCTCCAGATAATTGTTGCCACGTTGGCGCAGCGTATCGCAAAACAGCACCGAGCGCTGCCACGTATCGATCGAATACTGGTACCAGTCGGTCCAGATATTCCACGCATTGACCGGCTTCGCCGTGAGGTCGGCAACGTGTTCGTTGTAGGCTTTCTGCACCCGCTCTTTGAACTGGTCCTGCGCGATCTTCACACGTTTCTGAAAAAGCCGCGCAACCTTGCCAGAAAGGTCGTAACTGCGTGAAACTTGGGCACCGGCATCCATGAACTAGCCTCGACAGGGAAAAAAGATAATTCGAAGTTTACTTTGCTGTTGCAA includes the following:
- a CDS encoding acetate/propionate family kinase — translated: MTDAILVLNAGSSSIKFSVFVDQGPEPAFSFGGQIEGLYTAPRFAARDAAGASIGAYAWDEGTRLGHDGAIEYLVNFLRERRENHRPVAVGHRVVHGGLEFSKPVLLDSQVVAKLEKLIPLAPLHQPHNLAPIKFVFERMPQLAQVACFDTAFHRVQTEVAQAFALPRSITDRGVRRYGFHGLSYEYIASTLPRLDAKAAAGHVVVAHLGNGASMCAIKAGKSIASTMGFTAVDGLPMGTRCGTIDPGVMLYLMDELKMDARAIEKLIYQQSGLLGVSGISSDMRALLASSDPRAKLAIDLFVYRITRELGSLAAALGGLDALVFTGGIGEHAKAIRERVCGEAAWLGVGLDLAANDSGRPRISVDSSRVSVWVIPTNEELMIARHTSALLRTSSRGVPA
- a CDS encoding DUF3141 domain-containing protein; translated protein: MDAGAQVSRSYDLSGKVARLFQKRVKIAQDQFKERVQKAYNEHVADLTAKPVNAWNIWTDWYQYSIDTWQRSVLFCDTLRQRGNNYLEHVQQGLPPVLHFAYEMVLDGRTFKQPVNYALVRIVPPQGVTVDAKRRPYIIIDPRAGHGPGIGGFKDDSEVGVALRDGHPVYFVIFFPEPEPGQTLLDVCTAEQQFVHKVRELHPKSAKPAIVGNCQGGWAAMMLAASDPDDTGPIVINGAPMSYWGGAWREGEGDNPMRYAGGMLGGSWLASLTADIGDGIFDGAYLVQNMENLNPANTFWDKYYHVFANIDTEPPRFLEFERWWGGFYLMNRQEIEWITRNLFVGNKLWSGETPARGGKVFDLREIKSPIILFASMGDNITPPQQAFNWVADVYGSTEEIKARGQVIIGLLHQDVGHLGIFVSGKVAKKEHAQIVSVLKAVEVLPPGLYGMEITERKGDKQQTEYQVEFREHRLEDVVARLNRLKRADEKPFEAVAQVSEFNQRAYELFAQPLIQSLSNEFTAKLSREFHPLRFQRWAFSDTNPWLTWLPPAANAVKSQRKAVGTDNAVRKIEKMMAELVSASLDFYRAMRDAVSEAAFFQTYGSMFSFYLADKYEAEEHAAQSTADPRELPFVKDALASIAEGGYAEAFARVDYLVRPKGSLPLSRLMLRQELAKDYADFVPSLPLDQARRIRGEQEIVAHYEPDRAIETLPQLLSEPVDRERLLTLLDRLLADRRVLQEIKPTAEQMGMVERIRSVLGATGGGVKSPPQGQRRLSVVTRGKGGSK
- a CDS encoding phosphate acetyltransferase produces the protein MNRKHEKYERLIARCKSLPPTPTAVAYPCDESSLTAAAEAARAGLIAPILFGPRARIEATAKQHGIDISKFEMVDVPDSEASAAAAVALVRQGKAEALMKGSLHTDELMGAVVKRDTGLRTPRRISHCFIMDVPTYADVLIITDAAVNIVPTLKDKIDIVQNAIDLAHDLGVPEVRVAILSAMETVNPDVPSTLEAAALCKMADRKQITGALLDGPLALDNAISPEAAQIKKIDSPVAGRANVLVAPDLEAGNMLAKSLTFLAGADAAGIVLGARVPIILTSRADSVLTRLASCAVAALLAKARRDRGGKELW